The Mytilus edulis chromosome 12, xbMytEdul2.2, whole genome shotgun sequence genome contains a region encoding:
- the LOC139499482 gene encoding methyltransferase N6AMT1-like isoform X1 — protein sequence MSRFATPNFSHLTDEDLKHVYEPAEDSFLLLDAIENDYEYLRKQEPSICVEVGSGSGVCITFLARVLGESAVYWSTDINPVAARVTRKTAESNNVQVEPVITDLVTGLLPRLYKSVDVLLFNPPYVVTPPEEVGSNSIEASWAGGTDGRQVMNRLFPKVKDILSPKGVFYLVIVKENNQDDIEKIMLNEGFKMENIITRRTGPELLSVLKFTRLAR from the exons ATGTCACGTTTTGCTACCCCAAACTTTTCTCATCTAACAGATGAAGACTTGAAACATGTTTATGAACCAGCAGAAGATTCATTTTTACTCCTCGATGCTATAGAAAACGATTACGAGTATCTAAGAAAACAAGA ACCAAGTATTTGTGTGGAAGTAGGGAGTGGATCAGGTGTTTGTATTACATTCCTAGCTAGGGTACTTGGAGAGTCTGCAGTTTATTG GTCAACAGATATTAACCCAGTGGCTGCTAGAGTAACTAGAAAGACAGCAGAGAGTAACAATGTACAGGTGGAACCAGTCATCACAGATTTG GTTACAGGATTACTACCAAGGTTATATAAGAGTGTAGATGTACTACTGTTTAACCCTCCCTATGTTGTGACCCCTCCTGAAGAG gTTGGTAGTAATTCCATAGAAGCATCATGGGCAGGTGGCACTGACGGCAGACAAGTAATGAACAGATTATTTCCTAAGGTCAAGGACATCTTATCACCAAAGGGAGTCTTCTATCTGGTTATAGTTAAAGAGAATAATCAAG atGACATAGAGAAGATAATGCTGAATGAAGGCTTTAAAATGGAAAACATCATAACGAGAAGAACTGGTCCTGAGTTACTGTCTGTGTTAAAATTCACTAGGTTGGCTAGATAG
- the LOC139499482 gene encoding methyltransferase N6AMT1-like isoform X2: MSRFATPNFSHLTDEDLKHVYEPAEDSFLLLDAIENDYEYLRKQEPSICVEVGSGSGVCITFLARVLGESAVYWSTDINPVAARVTRKTAESNNVQVEPVITDLVKGLLPRLYKSVDVLLFNPPYVVTPPEEVGSNSIEASWAGGTDGRQVMNRLFPKVKDILSPKGVFYLVIVKENNQDDIEKIMLNEGFKMENIITRRTGPELLSVLKFTRLAR; this comes from the exons ATGTCACGTTTTGCTACCCCAAACTTTTCTCATCTAACAGATGAAGACTTGAAACATGTTTATGAACCAGCAGAAGATTCATTTTTACTCCTCGATGCTATAGAAAACGATTACGAGTATCTAAGAAAACAAGA ACCAAGTATTTGTGTGGAAGTAGGGAGTGGATCAGGTGTTTGTATTACATTCCTAGCTAGGGTACTTGGAGAGTCTGCAGTTTATTG GTCAACAGATATTAACCCAGTGGCTGCTAGAGTAACTAGAAAGACAGCAGAGAGTAACAATGTACAGGTGGAACCAGTCATCACAGATTTGGTAAA AGGATTACTACCAAGGTTATATAAGAGTGTAGATGTACTACTGTTTAACCCTCCCTATGTTGTGACCCCTCCTGAAGAG gTTGGTAGTAATTCCATAGAAGCATCATGGGCAGGTGGCACTGACGGCAGACAAGTAATGAACAGATTATTTCCTAAGGTCAAGGACATCTTATCACCAAAGGGAGTCTTCTATCTGGTTATAGTTAAAGAGAATAATCAAG atGACATAGAGAAGATAATGCTGAATGAAGGCTTTAAAATGGAAAACATCATAACGAGAAGAACTGGTCCTGAGTTACTGTCTGTGTTAAAATTCACTAGGTTGGCTAGATAG